ATAAGTCACCAATGGTATCTAGCATTTTATGACGTACAAATTCATCTTCAAAACGAAGACCATCTTCATTAAGAACTTTATAATCGTCAACAACAATTGCACAATCTAAGCTACCGCCTAAACATAATCCTTTAGATTGTAATGCTTCAATATCTCGCATAAATCCAAACGTTCTTGCACGACTGATTTGACGAATAAAAGACTCTGAAGAAAAATCCAATTGGTAACGTTGTGAACTGTTATCAATAGCTGGATGACGAAAATCAATAGTGAAATCTAATCGAAAACCACTATATGGTCTTACCTCTGCCCATTTATCACCATTTTCGACACGAACAGTTTCTTTAACTCGTATGAATTTTTTCAGCGCATTTTGCTCAGTAATTCCAGCATCTAATAATAAGTAAACGAATGGGCTTGCACTTCCGTCCATAATTGGGATTTCGGGCGCATTTACTTCAATAATAATATTATCTATACCGAGCCCAGCTAATGCAGAATTGATATGTTCAACAGTTGAAATACGAACATTATCTTCATTAACCAAACAGGTACAAAGCATTGTATCACGCACAGATTTTGCATCCACAGGAAAATCAACATACGGATTTAAATCTGTACGGCGATAAATAACACCTGTGTTCTCTGGCGCAGGACGTAAAGTCAAAGTAACTTTTTTGCCAGTATGTAAACCGACACCAGTTGCTTGAATTGTCTTTTTTAAGGTTCTTTGTTTCACTTCGCACCTACTCTTTTTATTCGCTTCCATTATCCATTAGACAATAAGAAATCAAATAAGTTCAATACTAATTAGCCTGCTTACGGATAAAAGCAGGAATATCTAAAATTTTATGTTCTTCCATTGGAGAAACCGCTGGTTCATTAACAACTTTAGGCATTGGTTCCTCTTGTTGCTGTGGCAAATGATTTGTTTGGCCAAATAATGAACCATGTGATGTAACTGGCTTATTAATTTTAACTTCTGGACGTTTATCCATACCAATACCAGTTGCAACTACTGTAACACGAATTTCATCAGACATGTCTGGATCAAATGTAGTACCAACAACCACAGTTGCATTGTCAGAAGCAAAAGCTCTAACAGTACTACCAACAGTTTCAAATTCTTCTAAACCAAGATCAAGACCAGCTGTAACATTAACTAACACGCCACGTGCACCCGATAAATCAATATCTTCAAGTAACGGGCTTGAAATAGCCATTTCAGCAGCTTCTTCGGCACGGTTATCACCACTCGCACGACCAGAACCCATCATAGCGTAACCCATTTCGGACATTACCGTTCTAACGTCGGCAAAGTCAACGTTGATATGACCAGGTTTGGTAATTAATTCAGCAATACCTTGTACTGCACCTTTTAAAACACCATTAGCAGCAGCAAAAGCGTCTAATAGCTTAACGCCTCGACCTAATACTTTTAATAATTTATCATTTGGAATTGTGATAAGAGAGTCAACGTGTTTAGCTAACTCAGCAATACCTTGCTCAGCAAAAGCCATACGTTTTTTACCTTCAAATCCAAAAGGCTTTGTAACAACAGCTACAGTTAAAATACCGAGTTCTTTAGCAATTTCTGCAACAACAGGAGCTGCACCTGTTCCTGTTCCGCCACCCATTCCGGCTGCGATGAATACCATGTCGGCACCCTCAATCGCACTACGAATAACATCACGATCTTCTTCTGCTGAATTCCTTCCCACTTCTGGATTAGCTCCAGCACCAAGTCCTTTGGTCACATTATTACCGATTTGGATAGTTTGACCAACTTTAATTCTTTTCAATGCTTGTGCATCAGTATTTGCTGCAAAAAACTCAACGCCTTCAATATGTTCAGCAATCATATGCTCAACAGCATTACCGCCGCCGCCACCTACACCAATAACTTTAATGACTGCTGCTGGCTCATCATCCGCAACCATAGGCTCAAACATAACTTATCTCCAAATTTACGATCTAACAACATTGTACAGATAACCAGCTACAATGTCTACGAAGTTATTAAATATATTAGCTAAAATTCTTTTTTAAACCAACCGGTCAATCTTTTAGCTATCCCTTTCAATGATGATTTATTGCTATCTTTAGTATCATCATTTAATAAACTTTGTTTTCCATAGTGCAATAAGCCTACGGTTGTAGAACAATAAGGCTTTTGCACATAATCAGTTAATCCTGAAATATTCAAAGGTTGTCCAATACGAACTTGATTTTGAAAAACTTTTTCAGCACACTCAACCATGCCTTTAATTTGAGCTGCTCCACCAGTTAAAACAATCCCTGCCGCCAACTGATATTTCACATTTTGTTTCTTAAGTTCATCTTGTAACACTAGTAATTCTTTTTGGACTAAAGATAAAAGTTCTGAATAGCGTGGTTCTATTACATCTGCTAATGTTTGTCTTTGTAATGAGCGTGATGGTCGTCCTCCAACACTCGGCACATCAATAACTTCATCTTTACCAACTAATGAACCGACAGCACAACCATAACGAATTTTGATATTTTCTGCATCCATTGGCGGTGCACCAAATGCATAAGCGATATCACTAGTAACAACATTGCCAGCATAAGGAATAACTACCGAATGACGTAATGCACCACCGGTATAAACAGTAACATCCATTGTTCCGCCACCGATATCAATAACACATACACCTAATTCTTTTTCATCATCAGTCAAGACTGCATAACTAGAAGCCAACCCAGAGAAAATAAGTTGATCAACTTTTAAACCACAACGTTCAACAGCCTTAACAATATTTCTTGCCATATCATTATGACAGGTGACCAAATGAACTTTCGCTTTCATTCTTACACCAGATAATCCGATAGGATTTTTAATACCTTCTTGTAAATCAATTGAATACTCTTGAGCAATAACGTGCAAAATACGATGTTCATCTAATATTCGAACGGACTTAGCTGTATGAACTACGTTTTCGACATCTTCTGCCGTAACCTCTTCATCAGCAATTGGCACCATACCTATTTCATTTTGACAACGAATGTGTTTACCCGATAGGCTTAAATAAACAGAAGATATTTGGCAATCAGCCATTAATTCAGCTTGGTCAACTGCTCGTTGGATTGATTTAACAACTGATTCAAGGTCATTTACACCACCTTTATCAACGCCTTTCGATGGACAATGTCCAACACCTATAATATTGACCACACCATCAGGAAGCACTTCACCGACAAGGGCAAGTACTTTGGATGTGCCAACTTCAAGTCCAACAACCAATTTTTTCTCTGTTGCTTTCATACTTAAGCCTTTATTTATTCCTTATTGCGATATTTTTTCTCGTTGTACTGCGATGCCGTTTTCATAACGCAAATCAGCAGCCGTTATTTTTTCATCAGCTGGCATTCTAGACTGAATTTCAGGAAATAATTTAATAAATTGTTGATAGCGTTGTTCTATTTTTTCACTACCAACTATCAATTTTATATCCTGACTTTCAGAACATAAATCAGCTGTACATTGTTTAATCAGCAATTGCCAAGCATTACGTTCATCAGCTATAGCTGCTTTAATTTCTGATGCAAACTTGTTATTAGCTAACTTTCTAGAAATTTCTTCTAGCTTAAAATACGTTTCTAATATTGTTTTTGCTTTACCTTCAGGGCCATATATCCTAGGTAATTGCAATTCACCCAAACGATCTAATGGCACACTAAATACATTGCCAGCATTATCAAGTAGATATAAATCATTCCAGTAAAATGCAGGTTTGTATTCTTCAATATAAACAATCAACCTATCCGGCCATTGCTTACGGATACTAGCTTGTTTAACCCAAGGGTATCGCATTATTTCTTGTTGAATATCGTCAACATCCTGTCCTATATAGGTATTTGGCAATCCTAAACCTAATATTGCTTGTCGAAGATCATCTTCAGTTGTGTAAGTATACTCTCCACTTAAAGTCAATTGTGATAAAACCATCTGATCTGGATCTTCCATCCAGTTCTTAACACAATTGATAGCCCAGGCACTAATACAAATAATTATAATAAAGAACAAAAAACCTATCATTTGTTCTGAATTACGAAAAACAAGCAACCTTCTTCTATTTTGGTGTTCTCGTTTGTGTGCTGCTTGTCGGACTTTTTTCATAAAAATAAAGCCAATTATATGGTTGCTAATTGTAAAATACGTTTAACCAATTCACTAAATGACCATCCGTATTCTTTTGCTGCCATTGGTACTAAACTATGGTCTGTCATGCCTGGAGCAGTGTTTACTTCAAGTAAATATGGTTTTTCATTATTATCAAACATAATGTCCACTCTACCCCAACCTCGGCAACCAACGGCTTTATAAGCATCTAAAGCTAATTTACGAATCTCTTGTTCTTTTTCATCAGATAATCCGCTTGGACAGAAATATTGGGTTTTATCTGACAAATACTTTGCATCATAATCATAAAAATTGGTAGCAGGCTTAATGTAAATTGCTGGTAAAACCTCATCACCAACTATCGCAACGGTAAACTCAGGGCCTGATAAAAACGATTCAACCATTACGGTATTATCATATTTGAATGCAACATCAATAGCAGCTTTTAATTCTTCTGCCTTATCAACTCTTGTCATACCAACACTTGAGCCTTCATGGCTTGGTTTAACAAATAATGGTAATCCAAGATTTTTAACAATATTTTCAATGTCAATTAATTGCGATTTTTCAACCATAACGTAATCAGCAACAGGTAAACCAAGTGATTTCCAAACTAGTTTTGTTTTTAACTTATCCATGGTTAAAGCTGATGATAAAACATCACTTCCGGTATAAGGAATGTTTTGATAAGTTAAAATAGCTTGGGTAATACCATCTTCGCCACCTCGACCATGTAAAATAATAAAAGCTTTAGTAAACCCTTCTTGCTTCAAATTTGTTATACAATGATCTTTAGTATCGATAAGATGAGCATCAATACCATTTTCTTGTAACCCTGAAAATACTGCTTTACCTGATTTTAGTGATACTTCTCGTTCAGCAGAGGTCCCACCATACAACACAGCAACTTTATCAACCATTATTATAAAACCTCTTTTGAAAATAGTTGGCTACTGGCTAACTGACGGGCAACTCGGCCAACGCTTCCAGCACCTTGAGTTAATAACAAATCCCCACCTTGTAATAATTCTTTCATTATTTCAGGTAGAAGATCTAAATCAGAAACATAAATTGGATCAACTTTTCCACGATTACGAATTGAACGGCAAAGTGATCGACTATCTGCGCCTGCAATAGGCTGTTCACCAGCAGAATATACATCTAACATAACTAACGCATCAACTTGAGAAAGAACCTGCGCAAAATCATCAAATAAATCACGAGTACGCGTAAATCTATGTGGTTGAAATAACATCACCAATCTACGGTCAGGCCAACCATTTCGAGCAGCCTGAATTGTGGAATTAACTTCGCTTGGGTGATGTCCGTAATCATCAACCATCATAATATCTTTTCCATTTCCATCAGGAAAAATACCTAATAGATCGAATCGACGGCTAGTTCCAGCAAATTTTGCTAAAGCTTGTATAATTGAATTATCATCAATACCATCTTCAGTCGCAGCGATAATTGCTGCTGCTGAGTTTAAGGCATTATGTTTGCCAGGTGCATTTAATTCAATTTCTAAATCGTTATGATCTGGGCGACATACTGTGTAGTAACTAACGCCTCTTTCCTGACGATAATTTTTAATAACAACATCGGCTTCTTCACTAAAACCATAAGTGATAATTTTACGACCAACAATCGGTAACAATTCACGATTAATAGGATCGTCATAACACATAACAGCTAATCCATAAAAAGGAAGATTACGTAAAAAGGAAATAAAGGTTTGTTTAAGATTCTCAACACTTCCTTGATAAGTATCCATATGATCAGGTTCAATATTAGTTACTATAGATACCATAGGCTGTAAGTGTAAAAATGAAGCATCACTTTCATCGGCTTCTGCAATAAAATATCGACTACTACCTAATCTAGCATGGGTTCCTGCTGCTTTAACCAAACCACCATTTACAAAAGTTGGATCGAGTTTAGCTTCTGCATAAATAGCCGTTACCATTGCTGTGGTAGTCGTTTTACCATGGGTTCCTGCAATAGCTATACCATATCGAAAACGCATTAATTCGGCTAACATTTCAGCTCGTTGAATTACAGGAATACGAGCTTCTCTAGCTGCAACGACTTCTATATTATCTTGAGAAATCGCTGATGAGATAACAACAACACTTGCACTAAGAACATTTTCAGCAGCATGTCCGATAACAATCTTTGCGCCTAATGTTTCTAAATGTTGTGTTACTGCATTTTCAGCAATATCAGAACCGCTAATTTGATAGCCTTCATTAGCAAGAACTTCAGCAATCCCTCCCATTCCGGCACCGCCAATACCCACAAAATGGATATGTTTGACACGTTTCATTTCTGGAATGATTGCTCTTAATTCAGCTAATTCCTTAGTATTCACTATTAAACCCCTGGTTAATTATTTATTAAGTAAAGTCATTTTTTGATCTCAAACAGAACTTAACAAAACTGTTACTTAAAATTATAAATAAAATTCGTTATTTTACCACTGAAATCAGTGTTTCTGCCACTCTTTCTGTCGAATTTATAATGGATAAACTTTTCGCTTTTACAGCCATTTCAACTAATTCTTGTCGACTTAGGTTTGAAAGTAATTGAAATAATGAATCAACATTAAAATCATGCTGTTCAATAATCTTAGCTGCATCAATATCAGCTAAAGATTTTGCATTCCAAAATTGCTGGCGATCTTTATGCATAAAAGGAACAAAAATAGCACCAATACCAACAACTTCTATTTCACTCACAGTTAATGCACCGCTTCGACAAATAACTATATCAGCCCAACTATAGGCTTCTTTAACATCACTAATAAATTCTGTTACTTGGTTAATGTTACAGTTCTGATAAGATTTAATTACATCATCTAACATTCCTTTGCCCGTTTGATGCCAAACAATAAATTTATCAGACAATTTTGATATTGCTTGAGGAACAACAGTATTGATTACTTTGGCGCCTTGACTACCACCCATAACCAAGACTCTAATAGGGCCTTGTCTATTTTTGAGTCTTTCACTGGGTTCTTCAATTGTTAATAAGTCACTACGAACTGGATTACCAACCACTTCAGCATTTTTAAATGCTGTTGGAAAAGCTTGTAAAACTTTAGTTGCAATTTTAGCCAAATATTTATTTGTTAATCCCGCAATGCCATTTTGTTCATGTAGTACCACTGGAATACCTAAACTTTTGGCAGCTATTCCACCAGGCCCTGAAACATACCCGCCCATACCTAAAACAACATCAGGACGATACGCTTTTAAAATTTTCCTAGCTTGTAAAACAGCTTTCAATATTTTATAAGGCGCTTTTAATAATGCTAGTTTACCTTTGCCACGTAGTCCTGATATTTGAATAAAGTCTATTTCAATTCCATTTTCAGGCACTAACTGTGCCTCCATACGATCAGCTGTACCTAACCATCTTACTTGCCAACCTTGTTTCATTAAATGATGAGCAACAGCAATACCAGGGAATACATGCCCACCAGTACCACCAGCCATGACTAATAACTTTTTCATTATTTAATTGACCTTATTCTTGCTTGAGCTTGTTGTTGTCTAAACTCAAAATCTATTCTTAGTAATATTGCAACTGCAATACTCATTACAATAAGGCTTGAGCCGCCATAACTAATAAATGGCAAAGTTAAACCTTTTGTAGGTAACATACCGGATGTTACACCAACATTAACAAAAGTTTGAAAACCAAACCAAATGCCGATTTCACAAGCCAAATAGCCTGAAAATTGAGATCCTTCGTTTAACGCCCGATATCCTATAGCTAATGCTTTAAATGTTAGAAAGAAAAGTAATAACAACAAAGCTACGACACCGATATATCCATACTCTTCTGAAATAATTGAAAAAATAAAATCAGTATGACATTCAGGTAGATAGCGTAATTTAAAAATAGAATTACCAATTCCTTGTCCAGTTATACCACCATTACCAATAGCCATTAATGAAGCAACAAGCTGATAACCGGCTCCAGTGGCATCTTGCCATGGATCAAGGAATGTCATTAAACGTGTCAAACGGTAAGATTCATATAAAATAAGGCAAGCAACTGCACCAACCCCAGTTAGTAAAATGGCAATAAATTGCCATAATTGTGCACCAGCAATAAATAAAATGCCAATTGTGACCATGAATAATACAATCACCGTACCTAAGTCAGGCTGTTTTAGTAATAAAATTGATAAAACAGCCATCACCACCATAGGTTTAAAAAAGCCCCAAAATCCGTTTTGAACTTCATCTGATTTACGAGCTAGATAACCTGCTAAAAATAGAAATAATGATAATTTAGAAAGCTCAGCTGGTTGAAAATTAAAAACACCTAACGGAATCCAGCGCGACGCACCATTAATTGAAGAACCAATCCCCAAAACCACTATCAGCATGATAATTGAAATAATTAATAAAACTGATCCAAATTGTTGCCAACGTTGCATAGGAATATATAAAGCTATACACATTAAAAATAGCGACATTCCAATTTGGATTAACTCGCGTTGGGTATAAAAGAAAGGAGCACTTTCACTAAATGCCATTGATGAGGATGTCACCATAATTAAACCAAATATCATTAAACCAATCACTGTCCAAAGCAACTGGTTATCGAAAGGAATATTTGGATTTACTTGTTTTCTTATCCAAAAGAATGTCATTTTTCACCCCTTTGAGTATACTGCTTAGCAAGTTGTGCAAAAAGATTTCCGCGTTCAATGTAATTTTTAAACTGATCTAAACTTGCACAAGCAGGCGAAAGCAACACCACGTCTTTTGGTGCTA
This Gilliamella sp. ESL0443 DNA region includes the following protein-coding sequences:
- the lpxC gene encoding UDP-3-O-acyl-N-acetylglucosamine deacetylase, with the translated sequence MEANKKSRCEVKQRTLKKTIQATGVGLHTGKKVTLTLRPAPENTGVIYRRTDLNPYVDFPVDAKSVRDTMLCTCLVNEDNVRISTVEHINSALAGLGIDNIIIEVNAPEIPIMDGSASPFVYLLLDAGITEQNALKKFIRVKETVRVENGDKWAEVRPYSGFRLDFTIDFRHPAIDNSSQRYQLDFSSESFIRQISRARTFGFMRDIEALQSKGLCLGGSLDCAIVVDDYKVLNEDGLRFEDEFVRHKMLDTIGDLYMSGHNMIGEVVCYKSGHALNNQLLQALLAKQDAWEYVTFDEEQNVPVALGTRQLVLA
- the ftsZ gene encoding cell division protein FtsZ, which codes for MVADDEPAAVIKVIGVGGGGGNAVEHMIAEHIEGVEFFAANTDAQALKRIKVGQTIQIGNNVTKGLGAGANPEVGRNSAEEDRDVIRSAIEGADMVFIAAGMGGGTGTGAAPVVAEIAKELGILTVAVVTKPFGFEGKKRMAFAEQGIAELAKHVDSLITIPNDKLLKVLGRGVKLLDAFAAANGVLKGAVQGIAELITKPGHINVDFADVRTVMSEMGYAMMGSGRASGDNRAEEAAEMAISSPLLEDIDLSGARGVLVNVTAGLDLGLEEFETVGSTVRAFASDNATVVVGTTFDPDMSDEIRVTVVATGIGMDKRPEVKINKPVTSHGSLFGQTNHLPQQQEEPMPKVVNEPAVSPMEEHKILDIPAFIRKQAN
- the ftsA gene encoding cell division protein FtsA → MKATEKKLVVGLEVGTSKVLALVGEVLPDGVVNIIGVGHCPSKGVDKGGVNDLESVVKSIQRAVDQAELMADCQISSVYLSLSGKHIRCQNEIGMVPIADEEVTAEDVENVVHTAKSVRILDEHRILHVIAQEYSIDLQEGIKNPIGLSGVRMKAKVHLVTCHNDMARNIVKAVERCGLKVDQLIFSGLASSYAVLTDDEKELGVCVIDIGGGTMDVTVYTGGALRHSVVIPYAGNVVTSDIAYAFGAPPMDAENIKIRYGCAVGSLVGKDEVIDVPSVGGRPSRSLQRQTLADVIEPRYSELLSLVQKELLVLQDELKKQNVKYQLAAGIVLTGGAAQIKGMVECAEKVFQNQVRIGQPLNISGLTDYVQKPYCSTTVGLLHYGKQSLLNDDTKDSNKSSLKGIAKRLTGWFKKEF
- a CDS encoding FtsQ-type POTRA domain-containing protein, which codes for MKKVRQAAHKREHQNRRRLLVFRNSEQMIGFLFFIIIICISAWAINCVKNWMEDPDQMVLSQLTLSGEYTYTTEDDLRQAILGLGLPNTYIGQDVDDIQQEIMRYPWVKQASIRKQWPDRLIVYIEEYKPAFYWNDLYLLDNAGNVFSVPLDRLGELQLPRIYGPEGKAKTILETYFKLEEISRKLANNKFASEIKAAIADERNAWQLLIKQCTADLCSESQDIKLIVGSEKIEQRYQQFIKLFPEIQSRMPADEKITAADLRYENGIAVQREKISQ
- a CDS encoding D-alanine--D-alanine ligase; this translates as MVDKVAVLYGGTSAEREVSLKSGKAVFSGLQENGIDAHLIDTKDHCITNLKQEGFTKAFIILHGRGGEDGITQAILTYQNIPYTGSDVLSSALTMDKLKTKLVWKSLGLPVADYVMVEKSQLIDIENIVKNLGLPLFVKPSHEGSSVGMTRVDKAEELKAAIDVAFKYDNTVMVESFLSGPEFTVAIVGDEVLPAIYIKPATNFYDYDAKYLSDKTQYFCPSGLSDEKEQEIRKLALDAYKAVGCRGWGRVDIMFDNNEKPYLLEVNTAPGMTDHSLVPMAAKEYGWSFSELVKRILQLATI
- the murC gene encoding UDP-N-acetylmuramate--L-alanine ligase, which gives rise to MNTKELAELRAIIPEMKRVKHIHFVGIGGAGMGGIAEVLANEGYQISGSDIAENAVTQHLETLGAKIVIGHAAENVLSASVVVISSAISQDNIEVVAAREARIPVIQRAEMLAELMRFRYGIAIAGTHGKTTTTAMVTAIYAEAKLDPTFVNGGLVKAAGTHARLGSSRYFIAEADESDASFLHLQPMVSIVTNIEPDHMDTYQGSVENLKQTFISFLRNLPFYGLAVMCYDDPINRELLPIVGRKIITYGFSEEADVVIKNYRQERGVSYYTVCRPDHNDLEIELNAPGKHNALNSAAAIIAATEDGIDDNSIIQALAKFAGTSRRFDLLGIFPDGNGKDIMMVDDYGHHPSEVNSTIQAARNGWPDRRLVMLFQPHRFTRTRDLFDDFAQVLSQVDALVMLDVYSAGEQPIAGADSRSLCRSIRNRGKVDPIYVSDLDLLPEIMKELLQGGDLLLTQGAGSVGRVARQLASSQLFSKEVL
- the murG gene encoding undecaprenyldiphospho-muramoylpentapeptide beta-N-acetylglucosaminyltransferase; translation: MKKLLVMAGGTGGHVFPGIAVAHHLMKQGWQVRWLGTADRMEAQLVPENGIEIDFIQISGLRGKGKLALLKAPYKILKAVLQARKILKAYRPDVVLGMGGYVSGPGGIAAKSLGIPVVLHEQNGIAGLTNKYLAKIATKVLQAFPTAFKNAEVVGNPVRSDLLTIEEPSERLKNRQGPIRVLVMGGSQGAKVINTVVPQAISKLSDKFIVWHQTGKGMLDDVIKSYQNCNINQVTEFISDVKEAYSWADIVICRSGALTVSEIEVVGIGAIFVPFMHKDRQQFWNAKSLADIDAAKIIEQHDFNVDSLFQLLSNLSRQELVEMAVKAKSLSIINSTERVAETLISVVK
- the ftsW gene encoding cell division protein FtsW, with the protein product MTFFWIRKQVNPNIPFDNQLLWTVIGLMIFGLIMVTSSSMAFSESAPFFYTQRELIQIGMSLFLMCIALYIPMQRWQQFGSVLLIISIIMLIVVLGIGSSINGASRWIPLGVFNFQPAELSKLSLFLFLAGYLARKSDEVQNGFWGFFKPMVVMAVLSILLLKQPDLGTVIVLFMVTIGILFIAGAQLWQFIAILLTGVGAVACLILYESYRLTRLMTFLDPWQDATGAGYQLVASLMAIGNGGITGQGIGNSIFKLRYLPECHTDFIFSIISEEYGYIGVVALLLLLFFLTFKALAIGYRALNEGSQFSGYLACEIGIWFGFQTFVNVGVTSGMLPTKGLTLPFISYGGSSLIVMSIAVAILLRIDFEFRQQQAQARIRSIK